ttattttcatttcatcatcGAGAGGTAAAAATACAGGGAGCCTAAGTAACACTTCTAACGTTGGAGCCCACACTCCACAGAGATGAAGAGGACCAATATTGCTGAAGTCCTACCCGTTCCCTAACGAGACCCggcttcctgtttctcctcaagAGGAGGCAGTACATTACTGTGGAAAGAGCACTAGACCAGGAACAAAGGGACCAGAGTTTGGTTCCAGGCCTGACACTTAagtttgtgaccttgggcaagccacctAACtattgggcctcagtttccttatctgtaaagtgaaggcTTTGGTTTACAAAATCTCTAAGTTCTTATTCGGCACTCAATTCCAAACTCACTCGGTATTTCAAAAAGCCAGTACTAGTGTTGACAGGCTTGCCTGGAAAGTAAATACTTGTTTTCCTACCAGCTATATTACTCTTGAACCATATCTGTTTTCAAATTTGTGTCAGTATTCATCAGTCATTTAGAGCTAACGAAGTTAAAATTtgaacttgttaaaaatacatgaaatataaatttacaagATATCAAGTAATTCTACTCCCAGGTagctacccaagagaaattaaaatacatgtcCAAAGACCTGCATGTGAAAGTTTGTAatagcattattcactatagccaaatGGTGGAATAGCAATTCAATatggatgtgtgtatatgtgtgcgtgcacacataAGTAAATAGTTGATTCCTGCTACAACATGAACCAGTctcaaaaacattacactaagtgaaggaagccaggcacAAGAGACCACACACTCTAAGATTCCATTAATACGAAACgtccagaaaatgaaaatttatactAACAAAGTAGATTACCAGTTATCTGGGGACGGGAACAGGATTAACTTTAAATGGGCTTATGGGTAAGAGGAATCTTACTGGGGttacagaaatgtttaaaaagtggtttatggtaatggttgtacaactgataaatttactaaaaaaaatcaacacttgaaaagagtaaattttatcatatgtaCAATTTGCCTCAAttaagctgtaaaaaaaaaagtcatgagtatttgaaaacttaaaaaaacacatgatTAAAAAGATGTTTGTATCTAAAGAGCTCTATAGCACTAAATGGAAAGAGCTgcttaaaagtttataaaagtcTCCAAAAATTATTCTATCAGGCCTGTCCAAATGTtagaaaatccaaatatattCACATAACCAAGTAAGCCCAGAGTTTGttccttcaattaaaaaatctcaaaaaggATCATCATTAATGTATCTGGAATCTATTTCATTTCCGATAAACAGAAGATAGTTGGTTAAATGCTCATCTGTAGGACAAATTTAAATGCTCACCTGAAAGAAATTTCATCAGCCACTTTCTCTTGAGAATCATCCTCTGTGATCTCATACCGGCCTTTATAGTTCATTTCTACTCTGTCCCCTAGTCTGTCTTTGACAGGTCGTTTCCGTTTGAGATGACcttgcccattttcctcttcctttgatCCCGTTTTTTTGCCACCATGCATATATTCATCTAGCTCTTTGTCTAATTCTTTTGTGTGTTCTTGAGATTCCCTCTTCAGTTTCTTAGCAAGCAAATAATTGTAGGTCTCAGATTGCCTGCTTTTGTCAATAGTGCCCTCCATTCCCAAGATCCCAAGTTCAGTGGCCACCGCATCTTGATTCTGTTCTTGCAGCACAGCACCCCATATGTTGTTAACCTTCTTTCCTCCGGCAACAGGGGGTTTCTGGCTGCTCTGGCCAAACTGAAAAGGCTCTGGTTTGGGAGGAGGGTTAAAACATTTCTGTCGCTTGCGTTTCCAAAGAGAGCTATCATCATCTGAATCGGAAAAACTCTCTTCACTCGAATCCACGCTTTTAACAGTCCGGTAATGTGATACTGGTGCACATGCCGCGGCAGGATCCTGGAAGGGCCTTGCTGCACTGTCCCTATCTAGCACTTTCTGCAAGTGAAAGGAAATACAGTCAACTCCGCAAAACACATTAACTCCACCTACCaactgctatttaaaaaaaattacttagggATTCAGCTGGACCTTTCTGAAACAGAACTGATCTTCAAAGACATCTCTGAAACCAATCTAGTCTCTACTTTTTCTAAAGTTCCACATGGAATTTGCCAATATTAAAgccacaaattctttttttttaaattatcttattgaggtcacattggtttataacactgtgtgaatttcagatgtacatcatattatGGATTCTATAtcgactgcattgtgttcaccaccaaaagtctagtttcatCTGTCATTCTACCTTTGTACTCTTTTAACCCTTTCACTCTCTCCCATCCCCTTACCCTGTGGTAATTACCAATCTTTTCTCcgtatctgtgtgtgtttatcttccacattcgAGCAAGACCATATGGCATTTGAAtttgacttatttcgcttagcataatactctcaaagtCCAGCCGCATCACAAATAAAGCCACAAATTCTTATTTCTATAGCTAAATGCAGTACTTAATTCTAAgacctccttttaaaaaattaccgaAGCTCTTAATTCTCACTTTTAGAAGATTTcaaatctttttgttattgtcaGAATGTTTGAAAATGACATACACAATAACTGTTACTAGCAGttaaaacaatttgttttctttctttccaaagacCCCTGTCTTGCATTTGGACACATCAACTTCACTTGGTTTTGTGATTACACTCCTCTTAGAATCCCTGAAATATTACTTGTAAAACTGGAGAGTCCATGGCATTAAGTTTACCAAGTCATGGGACAATCTAAGTAAAACAGCCTGAAAGAGACCGAAACACAAAACATCTTGGTACCAATTTCCTAAGACATTTATATCTAAAAGGGATCACCTTTGTTTTTTGTATTAAACACTAAACCAAGGATTTATTGAGATCCTATTATGTGCTAGGAATGGGGGTGGGCTGACTTAAGTCAATAAGAAGACAGTCTTCCTATCCTCAAATAATAATGGCAGCTAACGTTTGCCAGGCATTACCGTGTGCTGTATGCTCCAGTGAGTCCTCACAACCGCGCTATCAGTGGCGTACTATTATCATTCCTACTGTACACCTGGGCCACGAGGCTAAATAACCTGCCACAGGTCACAGAGTGGCGGCGCCAGAATTCGAAGGCGGGCAGCCCGGCACCAAAGCCCTCTAAAAGAGCTTGCTACCGAGTACCGCAGTCAAGACAAATTCCCATTCAGAAAACTGGGATGCTAATACAAAACCTAGTGCCACCTTAGCGCGTGACGAAGCTAGGTTCGATGGGAATATGGCAGACCAGGCCCCTGAGCAAGTGATGAACTTCATTCCTGGTCCTcagtctccctctctgctctgagcGAAAATGAGCGCCATGGGCCGTTTCGGGGCGACGTTCCCAGTTTCTGTATTTTCGGCAACAGATGCCCTTCCGGGACAACTCGGCCCGATGGAGGGGGGACTCAGGTTCAGAAAACGAACGGCGGCGCATGCGAAGCGGAGAGGAGGCGGCCGCACGCCGGGCTCCGGGAGGCCGCGAGGCCCGCGAGTCCCCCCTCGCCGCGAACGCCGGCCCGGCTGCCTCCCCGCCGCCGCTgcccccgcccgcgccgcccgcgcgcctcgccctccccgccgccgcctcccgcgGCCCGGGCTCCGCGCGCCCTCCCCACTCACCGGCACCTGCAGCGGCCTGTCGCTCGGTGCGACCGTCATGTCGGAATCCGAGTCGGAAAGCTGCCCATCTTCCATGTCGCCGGCCTCCTGCGCCATCTTCCCGCGGCGCGGCGCTCGGGAGAGCACTTCCGGCGGGGGGCGGGCACGGCGGGCCGGCGGCGGCTGCGCGGGCGCCCCCGCGAGGAGCTGCTGCCACCCGCCGGCGTGCGGCTCCCCGGCGCCTGGGTCAGGACTGAGCGGGAGGCGCCGTCTTTGCGAACCACTCGTTCGAGCGACGCCGGGAAGACGACTCCGGTTTCCGCAGCACTTGGGCGCGTTTTCTTCCAGACTTGATTTTC
The nucleotide sequence above comes from Equus przewalskii isolate Varuska chromosome 13, EquPr2, whole genome shotgun sequence. Encoded proteins:
- the PHAX gene encoding phosphorylated adapter RNA export protein, whose amino-acid sequence is MAQEAGDMEDGQLSDSDSDMTVAPSDRPLQVPKVLDRDSAARPFQDPAAACAPVSHYRTVKSVDSSEESFSDSDDDSSLWKRKRQKCFNPPPKPEPFQFGQSSQKPPVAGGKKVNNIWGAVLQEQNQDAVATELGILGMEGTIDKSRQSETYNYLLAKKLKRESQEHTKELDKELDEYMHGGKKTGSKEEENGQGHLKRKRPVKDRLGDRVEMNYKGRYEITEDDSQEKVADEISFRLQEPKKDLIARVVRIIGNKKAIELLMETAEVEQNGGLFIMNGSRRRTPGGVFLNLLKNTPSISEEQIKDIFYIENQKEYENKKAARKRRTQVLGKKMKQAIKSLNFQEEDDTSRETFASDTNEALASLDESQEGHGETKLDAEEAIEVDHSHDLDIF